The proteins below come from a single Fusobacterium nucleatum genomic window:
- a CDS encoding ATP-binding cassette domain-containing protein, whose product MISILEIKNLTKIYKNNNIEFKVFENLNFKFEENTIYSLVGKSGCGKSTLSHIINMLELPSKGTVCFNGINICELSNKEKISKRKDLQLVLQDGKSALDSQQKIDFLIKEPMKNLLKISTQELNKRIKNILKEFHIPENYLSKRVYELSGGEQQRICIARAFSVDPKFITLDESLSGQDPIIRKELLDNIKRFKQKNNCTILLVTHDIEIAEYIADKIILMNKESLKIKE is encoded by the coding sequence GTGATTAGCATATTAGAAATTAAAAATTTAACAAAAATCTATAAAAATAATAATATTGAATTTAAAGTTTTTGAAAATCTTAATTTTAAATTTGAAGAAAATACTATATATTCACTTGTTGGAAAAAGTGGCTGTGGAAAAAGTACCTTATCTCATATAATAAATATGTTAGAATTACCTAGTAAAGGTACCGTATGTTTCAATGGAATAAATATTTGTGAATTATCTAATAAAGAAAAAATTTCAAAAAGGAAAGATTTACAATTAGTCTTACAAGATGGTAAATCAGCACTAGATTCACAGCAAAAAATTGACTTCCTTATCAAAGAGCCAATGAAAAATTTACTAAAAATATCTACTCAAGAATTAAATAAAAGAATAAAAAACATTTTAAAGGAGTTTCATATTCCTGAAAATTATTTATCTAAAAGAGTTTATGAGTTAAGTGGTGGAGAACAACAAAGAATCTGTATTGCAAGAGCTTTTTCTGTAGATCCTAAGTTTATAACCCTTGATGAATCTCTATCTGGTCAAGACCCAATTATCAGAAAAGAATTATTAGATAACATAAAAAGATTTAAACAAAAAAATAACTGTACTATCTTATTAGTTACTCACGATATTGAAATTGCAGAATATATTGCAGACAAAATTATATTGATGAATAAAGAGAGTTTAAAAATAAAAGAATGA
- a CDS encoding PSP1 domain-containing protein translates to MENIVDNINTEVISTDPERLHTVLIVTFETTKKRYYFEVLDNKRFKKNDRVIVETIRGTELGIASNDPIQMKEKDLVLPIKPVLKLANEKEIEIYNLQRKEADDAFIACKEKIQNHQLEMKLVACEYTFDKSKLIFYFTANGRIDFRELVKDLALLFKTRIELRQIGVRDEARILGNIGPCGKELCCKTFINKFDSVSVKMARDQGLVINPTKISGVCGRLLCCINYEYTQYEEALKDFPAVNQIVKTEIGEGKVVSISPLNNFLYVDVKEKGISRFDIKDIKFSRKEASILKNMKTQEEIENKILEKE, encoded by the coding sequence ATGGAAAATATTGTAGATAATATAAATACAGAAGTTATAAGTACAGATCCAGAGAGATTACACACAGTTTTGATTGTTACCTTTGAAACAACTAAAAAAAGGTATTATTTTGAGGTACTTGATAATAAAAGATTTAAAAAAAATGATAGAGTAATAGTGGAAACTATAAGAGGTACAGAATTGGGAATTGCCTCAAATGATCCTATACAGATGAAAGAAAAAGATTTAGTTTTACCTATAAAACCTGTTTTAAAATTAGCAAATGAAAAAGAGATTGAAATTTATAATTTACAAAGAAAAGAAGCAGACGATGCTTTTATAGCTTGTAAAGAAAAAATTCAAAATCATCAACTTGAAATGAAATTAGTTGCTTGTGAATATACTTTTGACAAATCAAAATTAATCTTTTACTTTACTGCTAATGGTAGAATAGATTTTAGAGAACTTGTAAAAGATTTAGCTCTTCTTTTTAAAACTAGAATAGAACTAAGACAAATTGGTGTTAGAGATGAAGCTAGAATTTTAGGTAATATTGGTCCTTGTGGAAAAGAATTATGTTGTAAAACTTTTATAAATAAGTTTGATTCTGTTTCTGTTAAAATGGCAAGAGATCAAGGGCTAGTAATTAATCCTACTAAAATATCAGGGGTTTGTGGTAGACTTTTATGTTGTATAAACTATGAATATACTCAATATGAAGAAGCACTTAAAGATTTCCCAGCTGTCAACCAAATAGTAAAAACTGAGATAGGAGAAGGAAAGGTCGTAAGTATAAGTCCTCTTAATAATTTTCTTTATGTTGATGTAAAGGAGAAAGGTATTTCAAGATTTGATATTAAAGATATTAAATTCAGTAGAAAAGAAGCAAGTATTTTGAAAAACATGAAAACACAAGAAGAAATAGAAAATAAAATTTTAGAGAAAGAGTAA
- a CDS encoding dipeptide/oligopeptide/nickel ABC transporter ATP-binding protein, with protein sequence MEILKVTNLTVKNEKTILKNISFNLKLGKVLGIIGESGSGKTTLSKILLGLYDEKQLAVTGNIIFNGINLLNLKNKEKNLLLGKELTLIPQNPMTAFNPNIKIKRQITDTIKINSNNKKSEILKEVKKFLKIVKLEETEKILNSYPFELSGGQLQRIMFALCLILNSKVIIMDEITSSIDIENRENIIFLIKKLEENNSSIIFITHDFKTLKEIADKVIIMKNGELIETISFQNNDNFKKEYTRKLIQASLLR encoded by the coding sequence ATGGAAATATTAAAAGTAACTAACTTAACAGTAAAAAATGAAAAAACTATATTAAAAAACATTTCTTTTAACTTAAAATTAGGGAAAGTTTTAGGAATAATTGGAGAAAGTGGAAGTGGGAAAACAACCCTATCAAAAATACTATTGGGTTTATATGATGAAAAACAATTAGCTGTAACTGGAAATATAATATTTAATGGAATAAATTTGCTTAATCTAAAAAATAAAGAAAAAAATTTATTATTGGGAAAAGAATTAACATTAATTCCACAAAATCCAATGACAGCTTTTAATCCAAATATTAAGATAAAAAGACAGATAACAGACACTATAAAGATAAATTCAAACAACAAGAAATCTGAAATTTTAAAAGAGGTAAAAAAATTCTTGAAAATAGTTAAATTAGAAGAAACTGAAAAAATATTAAATTCTTATCCTTTTGAATTAAGTGGAGGTCAACTTCAACGAATAATGTTTGCATTATGCTTGATATTAAATAGCAAAGTAATTATTATGGATGAAATAACATCTTCAATAGATATAGAAAACAGAGAAAATATAATATTTTTAATAAAAAAGTTAGAAGAAAATAATTCTTCAATTATTTTTATAACACACGATTTTAAGACATTAAAAGAAATTGCTGATAAAGTTATAATTATGAAAAATGGCGAATTAATTGAAACAATTTCTTTTCAAAATAATGATAATTTTAAAAAAGAATATACAAGAAAACTAATTCAAGCTAGTTTATTAAGATAG
- a CDS encoding helix-turn-helix transcriptional regulator: protein MIFNKLSDYFNVIPNELHFLFVPELSTGYNSFYKMNPEYGKGTFNIIYPIDEAIILIGDFTPQYNFEKVSEINQNYVEISKFDTTSSSYKVGKKHKKRVEVGISCYINNNKLIQVFCDKNKAVKFVKIVLTENYFNTFLRNNYINNYKDFKSNFYYISQNPVSPELSFIFNQIETCKLNGIAQKMYLESKILEILSFITYKNNNRNEKKKTSLKVSSTDKLLLKKCIKLFQNNLSAYPSLSELASICCMSVSKFLLAFKYLYGVSPYKYLKNMRMEAALDLLLDIENKITVISENLGYKNSGHFAKLFKEYYGISPKEYRNKNIE from the coding sequence ATGATATTTAATAAATTATCAGATTATTTTAATGTTATTCCTAATGAACTTCATTTTTTATTTGTTCCAGAGCTCTCAACTGGATATAATTCATTTTATAAGATGAACCCAGAATATGGTAAAGGAACATTCAATATAATATATCCTATTGACGAAGCTATTATTTTGATTGGAGATTTTACTCCTCAGTATAATTTTGAAAAAGTATCAGAAATTAATCAAAACTATGTTGAAATTAGCAAATTTGATACAACATCTAGTTCTTATAAAGTTGGTAAAAAGCATAAAAAACGAGTAGAAGTTGGGATATCTTGTTATATTAACAATAATAAATTGATCCAAGTTTTTTGTGATAAAAATAAGGCTGTAAAATTTGTTAAAATAGTATTAACTGAAAATTATTTTAATACTTTTTTAAGAAATAATTATATAAATAACTACAAAGATTTTAAAAGTAATTTTTACTACATATCACAAAATCCTGTATCTCCTGAATTAAGTTTTATATTTAATCAGATTGAAACTTGTAAACTAAATGGGATTGCACAAAAAATGTATTTAGAAAGTAAAATTTTAGAAATTTTATCATTTATAACCTATAAAAATAATAATAGAAATGAAAAGAAAAAAACTAGTTTAAAAGTTTCTAGTACTGATAAATTATTATTAAAAAAATGTATAAAATTATTTCAAAATAATTTATCTGCTTATCCAAGTTTAAGCGAACTTGCAAGTATATGTTGTATGAGTGTTTCTAAATTTCTACTTGCTTTTAAATATTTATATGGAGTTTCACCATATAAATATCTTAAAAATATGAGAATGGAAGCTGCATTAGATTTACTTTTAGATATTGAAAATAAAATAACTGTTATATCTGAAAATCTTGGATACAAAAATAGTGGTCATTTTGCAAAATTATTTAAAGAATATTATGGTATTAGCCCAAAAGAATATAGAAATAAAAATATTGAATAA
- a CDS encoding NAD(P)H-dependent glycerol-3-phosphate dehydrogenase has protein sequence MAKISVIGSGGWGIALTILLYKNGHDLTIWSFDKREAEELKTTRENKTKLPNILLPEDIKVTDNLKEAVDNKDVLILAVPSKAIRSVSKSLKDIIKDNQIIVNVAKGLEEDTLKTMTDIIEEELKGKKPQVAVLSGPSHAEEVGKGIPTTCVVSAHNKELTLYLQNIFMNPSFRVYTSPDMLGVEIGGALKNVIALAAGIADGLNYGDNTKAALITRGIKEISLLGVAMGGEQSTFYGLTGLGDLIVTCASMHSRNRRAGILLGQGKTLDEAIKEVNMVVEGVYSAKSALMAAKKYNVEIPIIEQVNAVLFENKNAAEAVNELMIRDKKLEIQSW, from the coding sequence ATGGCAAAAATATCTGTTATTGGTTCAGGAGGCTGGGGAATAGCATTAACTATTTTATTGTATAAAAATGGACATGATTTAACGATATGGTCTTTTGATAAAAGAGAAGCAGAGGAATTAAAAACAACAAGAGAAAATAAAACTAAGTTACCTAACATATTGCTTCCAGAAGATATAAAAGTAACTGATAATTTAAAAGAAGCAGTTGATAACAAAGATGTTTTGATACTTGCCGTTCCTTCAAAGGCAATAAGATCAGTATCAAAATCTTTAAAAGATATTATCAAAGATAATCAAATTATTGTCAATGTTGCAAAGGGTTTAGAAGAAGATACATTGAAAACTATGACAGATATTATTGAAGAGGAATTAAAAGGAAAAAAACCTCAGGTAGCAGTTTTATCTGGTCCTAGCCATGCAGAAGAAGTTGGTAAAGGAATACCAACTACCTGTGTTGTATCTGCTCATAATAAAGAACTTACATTGTATTTACAAAATATTTTTATGAACCCTAGTTTTAGAGTTTATACAAGTCCTGATATGTTAGGAGTAGAAATTGGAGGAGCTTTAAAAAATGTTATTGCTCTTGCTGCTGGAATAGCTGATGGTTTAAACTATGGAGATAATACAAAAGCGGCTCTTATAACTCGTGGAATAAAAGAAATCTCTTTACTGGGTGTTGCTATGGGTGGAGAACAATCTACATTTTATGGCTTAACTGGTTTAGGAGATTTAATAGTAACTTGTGCAAGTATGCATAGTAGAAATAGAAGAGCAGGAATTTTATTAGGACAGGGAAAAACATTAGATGAAGCCATAAAAGAAGTTAATATGGTAGTTGAAGGTGTTTATAGTGCTAAATCTGCTTTAATGGCTGCTAAAAAATATAATGTAGAAATCCCTATAATTGAACAAGTTAATGCTGTTTTATTTGAAAATAAAAATGCAGCAGAAGCTGTTAATGAACTTATGATAAGAGATAAAAAATTAGAAATACAATCTTGGTAG
- a CDS encoding tRNA1(Val) (adenine(37)-N6)-methyltransferase — protein MLKDDEIIEKLDEKFKIIQKVGGYKYGEDTILLFKLFQASLNKKNIKLLDIGTGNGILPILLSDNEFLSELIGIDIQKENIERANRALELNKIEKNIQFECIDIREYKKSNYFDIIISNPPYMDDNGKKINENEHKAISRHEIKLSLSELISNAKRLLKPIGLLFFMHRTHRLVEIIKALDKNNFSVKKIIFIYSARNNKSTMVFVEAIKGKKVKLEIQNYYIYH, from the coding sequence ATGTTAAAAGATGATGAAATTATAGAAAAATTAGATGAAAAATTCAAAATAATTCAAAAAGTTGGAGGTTATAAATATGGAGAAGATACCATCTTACTTTTTAAATTGTTTCAAGCTTCTTTAAACAAAAAAAATATTAAATTATTAGATATAGGAACTGGAAATGGAATATTACCAATACTTTTATCTGATAATGAATTTTTAAGTGAACTTATTGGAATAGATATACAAAAAGAAAATATTGAAAGAGCTAATAGGGCTTTGGAATTAAATAAAATAGAAAAAAATATTCAGTTTGAATGTATAGATATAAGAGAATATAAAAAATCAAATTATTTTGATATTATAATTTCTAACCCTCCATATATGGATGACAATGGAAAAAAGATTAATGAGAATGAACACAAGGCTATATCAAGGCATGAGATTAAATTAAGTTTAAGTGAATTAATTTCTAATGCTAAAAGACTTTTAAAACCTATTGGTTTACTATTTTTTATGCACAGAACACATAGATTAGTAGAAATAATAAAAGCTTTAGATAAAAATAATTTTTCTGTGAAAAAAATAATTTTTATTTATTCAGCAAGAAATAATAAATCAACTATGGTGTTTGTTGAAGCTATTAAGGGAAAAAAAGTAAAGTTGGAAATACAAAATTATTACATTTACCATTAG
- a CDS encoding ABC transporter substrate-binding protein: MKKLLKGILLAFLLLTTIVACDSKKENNKNIKLCESWDFENGFFTILSPNLTSNYSIYNYLPNFYETLVKYENGEIKPLLAEKWEISKDGKEYIFTIRKGIKFSNGEILDSKAVKKSLENVPKLLGEYNGAYGLTSTLIENIEILGSDKIKITFSKSYYGILYDLTMINVFGIMAPAAYNADRTLNEDTKIKTFGTGPYMYNNNKERDNYHFIRNPNYWGEKPEVESFDIKIIPDNDAKLLALQSGEIDMILGSNNISYDLLKRFIDSDKLKGKLSDKKDVTRFMGLNVSKEPFNNKTVRLAISKAINRKDISNNIFNGFEVEAKNILSENLPYCNVKIEGYDYNLDEANKLLDEAGWKINSNGIREKNRIELKGELLFLAGISDEETLAIKICDDLMKIGIKLIPKNLERNSLYQTISKGEFNAALQTTYGLPYDPFLFISNLNKKNIGDNLVAQGMINVEGSENLVLDVNTMIDDTEIQMQYKKILTNLNNEAALIPITFKKQSILYNKEKIKGYDFYSIPSLYNIRNLIVETD; the protein is encoded by the coding sequence ATGAAAAAATTATTAAAAGGAATATTATTAGCATTCTTACTTTTAACTACTATAGTTGCTTGTGATTCTAAAAAAGAAAATAATAAAAATATAAAATTATGTGAAAGCTGGGATTTTGAAAATGGATTTTTTACAATTTTATCTCCAAATTTAACTTCTAATTATAGTATATATAATTATTTGCCTAATTTCTATGAAACTTTAGTTAAATATGAAAATGGAGAAATTAAGCCTTTATTGGCTGAAAAATGGGAAATATCAAAGGATGGAAAAGAATATATTTTCACAATCAGAAAAGGAATTAAATTCAGTAATGGTGAAATATTAGACTCAAAAGCAGTTAAAAAATCTTTAGAAAATGTTCCTAAATTATTAGGAGAATACAATGGTGCTTATGGTTTAACTTCTACATTAATAGAAAATATAGAGATACTTGGAAGTGACAAAATAAAAATAACTTTTTCAAAATCATATTATGGAATACTTTATGATTTAACTATGATAAATGTATTTGGAATAATGGCACCAGCAGCTTATAATGCTGACAGAACATTGAATGAAGATACTAAGATTAAAACATTTGGAACAGGTCCATATATGTATAACAACAATAAAGAAAGGGATAATTATCATTTTATCCGCAATCCAAATTATTGGGGTGAAAAACCAGAAGTAGAGTCTTTTGATATAAAAATTATACCAGATAATGATGCAAAATTACTTGCTTTACAAAGTGGAGAAATAGATATGATTTTGGGTTCAAATAATATTTCTTATGATCTCTTAAAGAGATTTATAGATTCAGATAAACTTAAAGGTAAACTATCTGACAAAAAAGATGTAACAAGATTTATGGGATTAAATGTGTCAAAAGAACCATTTAATAATAAAACTGTTAGACTAGCCATTAGTAAAGCAATAAATAGAAAAGATATTTCCAATAATATATTTAATGGATTTGAAGTAGAGGCAAAAAATATATTAAGTGAAAATTTACCTTATTGTAATGTGAAAATAGAAGGATATGATTATAATTTAGATGAAGCGAATAAATTACTTGATGAAGCAGGTTGGAAAATAAACTCAAATGGAATTAGAGAGAAAAATAGAATAGAATTAAAAGGAGAACTGCTATTTTTAGCAGGGATATCAGACGAAGAAACTCTTGCTATTAAAATATGTGATGATTTAATGAAAATAGGTATTAAATTAATTCCTAAAAATTTAGAAAGAAATAGTTTGTATCAAACAATCAGTAAAGGTGAATTTAATGCTGCATTACAAACAACATATGGACTACCATATGATCCATTTTTATTTATTTCTAATCTAAACAAAAAAAATATAGGAGATAACCTAGTTGCACAGGGAATGATAAATGTAGAAGGAAGTGAAAATCTAGTTTTAGATGTTAATACAATGATAGATGATACCGAAATTCAGATGCAATATAAAAAAATATTAACAAATTTAAATAATGAGGCTGCTTTAATTCCAATTACTTTCAAAAAACAAAGTATACTTTATAATAAAGAAAAAATTAAAGGTTATGATTTTTACAGCATACCAAGTTTATATAATATAAGAAATTTAATAGTTGAAACTGATTAA
- a CDS encoding MATE family efflux transporter yields MNKNISKVEIMEKEEIIKTLLILGIPMIISMLVTALYNIVDTYFVSSLGTHQSAAVAIAFPISLYFSGIGLTFGVGAASYISRLLGAKKNEDANIVATVSFYTSIIFAIFLAIFLIVFIHPILMYMGATETVIPFALEYTVIFIVSTFLSTINITMENIAIAQGQTTVTLKSMLCGAILNIILDPLFIKYLAMGIKGAAIATLISQIVTLIIYFYFFFIGNSYIKIKLNNFKPTLSIYIEVVKVGMFMFILQVLTGFSITLISNKAKIYGVAAVSAMGIVLRIVALGVNVIFGFMKGYQPFAGYNYGAKNINRVKEITKKAIEITTLYSLIWSIVIFIFSKEIMSIMIKDQEVIKIGEKALRYNTILFFTFGFQFTFATLYLSMGKAFIGGILNIGRQGLFLIPSIIILNNILGLKGIMLAQPAADIISIFVTICVVIYFKRL; encoded by the coding sequence ATGAATAAAAATATTTCAAAAGTTGAGATTATGGAAAAGGAAGAAATAATAAAAACACTATTAATTCTTGGAATTCCAATGATTATAAGTATGTTAGTCACAGCACTTTATAATATTGTTGATACATATTTTGTATCAAGTCTTGGTACACACCAATCAGCAGCTGTTGCCATAGCATTTCCTATATCATTATACTTTTCAGGAATAGGATTAACTTTTGGTGTAGGAGCTGCATCATATATATCTAGACTTTTAGGAGCTAAAAAAAATGAAGATGCAAATATAGTAGCAACTGTTTCTTTTTATACTTCAATTATATTTGCAATTTTTTTAGCAATTTTTTTAATAGTTTTTATACATCCTATCCTTATGTATATGGGTGCAACAGAAACAGTTATACCATTTGCGTTAGAATACACAGTTATATTTATAGTATCAACATTTTTGTCTACAATAAATATAACTATGGAAAATATTGCCATAGCTCAAGGTCAAACTACTGTAACACTTAAATCAATGTTATGTGGTGCAATACTTAATATTATATTAGATCCATTATTTATAAAATATCTGGCAATGGGAATAAAAGGAGCTGCAATAGCTACATTAATTTCTCAAATAGTAACTTTAATTATTTATTTTTATTTTTTCTTTATAGGAAATTCTTATATCAAAATAAAACTTAATAATTTTAAACCAACCTTATCTATATATATTGAAGTTGTTAAAGTAGGAATGTTTATGTTTATATTACAAGTTCTCACTGGATTTTCAATTACTTTAATATCTAATAAGGCGAAAATATATGGAGTAGCTGCTGTATCTGCAATGGGAATTGTTTTAAGAATTGTAGCATTAGGAGTAAATGTTATTTTTGGATTTATGAAAGGTTACCAACCTTTTGCTGGCTATAACTATGGAGCTAAAAATATTAATAGAGTAAAAGAAATTACAAAAAAAGCAATAGAAATAACAACTTTATATTCTTTAATATGGTCAATAGTAATTTTCATATTTTCTAAAGAAATTATGAGTATTATGATTAAAGATCAAGAAGTAATAAAAATAGGAGAAAAGGCATTAAGATATAATACCATTTTATTTTTTACTTTTGGTTTTCAATTTACTTTTGCAACATTATATCTTTCAATGGGAAAAGCATTTATTGGAGGGATATTAAATATTGGAAGACAAGGATTATTTTTAATTCCATCTATTATTATTTTAAATAATATTTTAGGGTTAAAAGGCATTATGTTAGCACAACCAGCTGCTGATATCATTTCAATTTTTGTGACAATTTGTGTAGTCATTTATTTTAAAAGATTATAA
- a CDS encoding ABC transporter permease, whose translation MKTLIKKILRLITIFIGVTFLSFVLIHYSNIDPAEAYARRNYVRVTNSQIEEIRKKFGYDKPMAKQYFKYIKRLLKGDIGISFRTNNPVFKDIKNTLPSTLILVLTSAIWIALFSICFGTLSALKKNTLLDIIIGFITMIGISLPTFWLGYILLLYFAVKFPLFKVVDYGTVKSLILPSLTFAIPIASSFIRIIRGDLIKELNTDYIIYAKARGIKGFTLLWYVLVNILPPIISLFFQNLGFMLGGSAIIESVFSWPGFGSYFISSILEKDLPAISGCLIVITVLFIFFNSLALLLNKKLNPRII comes from the coding sequence TTGAAAACATTAATAAAAAAAATTTTAAGATTAATAACAATATTTATAGGAGTAACATTTTTATCTTTTGTATTAATTCATTATTCTAATATAGATCCAGCAGAAGCATATGCCAGAAGAAATTATGTAAGAGTAACAAACAGTCAAATTGAAGAAATCAGGAAAAAGTTTGGTTATGATAAACCAATGGCTAAACAATACTTTAAGTATATAAAAAGATTATTAAAAGGTGATATAGGAATTTCTTTTAGAACAAATAATCCTGTTTTTAAGGATATAAAAAATACTCTTCCCTCAACTTTGATTTTAGTTTTAACATCAGCTATTTGGATTGCTCTTTTTAGTATTTGTTTTGGAACATTATCAGCATTGAAAAAAAATACTCTCCTTGATATAATCATAGGATTTATAACAATGATAGGAATATCTTTACCAACATTTTGGCTAGGATATATACTTTTATTGTACTTTGCCGTAAAATTCCCTCTTTTTAAAGTTGTTGATTATGGAACAGTAAAAAGTTTAATTTTACCATCTCTAACTTTTGCAATTCCAATAGCTTCCTCATTTATAAGAATTATTAGAGGAGATTTAATTAAAGAATTAAATACAGATTATATTATTTATGCAAAAGCTAGGGGAATTAAAGGATTTACATTATTATGGTATGTATTAGTAAATATTTTGCCTCCAATTATATCTTTATTTTTTCAAAACTTAGGATTTATGCTAGGAGGAAGTGCAATAATAGAATCTGTTTTTTCTTGGCCAGGATTTGGTAGTTATTTTATTAGTTCTATTTTAGAAAAAGATTTACCAGCAATATCAGGTTGTTTGATTGTAATAACAGTTTTATTTATATTTTTTAATAGCTTAGCATTATTATTAAATAAAAAATTAAATCCTAGGATAATTTAG
- a CDS encoding ABC transporter permease has translation MKKILKNKKILIGIIMVTFVIIIAIISIFYTPNDPYLVNLSVKFSNPNQKFLLGTDQLGRCVLSRLMVATTYSVFLSFSILVILIVISLIIGITSIYFGGIYNSTISIICDIFMIFPPFALALVLNNILGIGIKNFIIAIVSSMWVWFVKIIRTYVQVELKKEYIVASKIAGCTNIKLIFYHILPNIFPSLLVYFSTNIASIILIISAFSFLGMGFSTSIPEWGGMLTQGKAYFYSSPSLIIFPGLCILFTTTGFNLLSEGLKEYLES, from the coding sequence ATGAAAAAAATTCTAAAAAATAAAAAAATTTTAATTGGAATAATAATGGTAACATTTGTTATTATAATTGCTATTATTTCAATATTTTATACTCCAAATGATCCTTATTTAGTAAATTTATCAGTAAAATTTTCTAATCCAAATCAAAAATTTTTACTTGGAACAGATCAACTTGGAAGATGTGTTTTATCAAGATTAATGGTTGCTACTACATATTCAGTATTTTTATCTTTTAGTATCTTAGTAATTTTAATAGTAATAAGTTTAATTATTGGAATTACAAGTATATATTTTGGTGGAATATATAATTCAACTATAAGTATAATTTGTGATATTTTTATGATTTTTCCCCCATTTGCTTTAGCGTTAGTTTTAAATAATATATTAGGTATTGGGATTAAAAATTTTATTATAGCTATTGTAAGTTCAATGTGGGTATGGTTTGTAAAAATTATAAGAACATATGTTCAAGTTGAACTTAAAAAAGAATATATAGTAGCATCAAAAATAGCTGGTTGTACAAATATTAAATTAATTTTTTATCATATTTTACCTAATATATTTCCAAGTCTTTTAGTGTATTTCAGCACAAATATAGCCTCAATTATTTTAATAATATCAGCTTTTTCTTTTTTAGGTATGGGGTTTAGTACCAGTATTCCAGAATGGGGAGGAATGCTTACTCAAGGTAAAGCATATTTTTATTCATCACCAAGTCTAATAATATTTCCAGGACTTTGTATTTTATTTACAACCACAGGATTTAATTTATTGAGTGAAGGCTTAAAAGAATATTTAGAATCATAA